A genomic stretch from Pseudoliparis swirei isolate HS2019 ecotype Mariana Trench chromosome 18, NWPU_hadal_v1, whole genome shotgun sequence includes:
- the LOC130208907 gene encoding CTTNBP2 N-terminal-like protein isoform X2, which translates to MLEFLKTSEGLMKSKLNMESLTKPELLMLFSILEGELEARDLVIDALKAQRKELFIQERYSRYNLSDPFQALQRDSEAVGDQNKDPGCSSSTSNPLVVLKLVVSHCRRMQEKMLAQLAAAESRHRRVIADLEEEKRRHAEDTAEGDDVTYILEKERERLQQQLEFERSQVRRLEKEQRRITDQLEEERSQHKQLSCALAKECKWEKDARQALRDELEDERRRALRMEARVEEQLAEFDTEREQLRSRLRKEDAHCCMLQRQLEELKRTLEEVTSMREVRGAEAEGHEWATKVPLGKTAGDALTADAVEEDGNERPAQPQDHRRLMESGGRRGPSDALSEDVCVHNGNENPQIPQTPAPLSSCSSPVLAKPPPGGPGPGGYQSPYQAGINQRFHAARHKFQGTVDPELPAPPPQPADVSPVTSSCSLETSPVKQMARSTVTQALSRFTTAQQSAAAAAAAAATPKLAAPNNSPFGTDYRSMAAPLSPVIGRAAGRDLIPLPQGVRSPTISRADRGNPPPIPPKKPGLAQAPPSPATPPRSAGHYPDGPLSGSCGLTSSQEAVKELDMVVSSN; encoded by the exons ATGCTGGAGTTTCTAAAGACCTCAGAAGGCCTTATGAAG TCCAAGCTGAACATGGAGAGTTTGACCAAGCCGGAGTTGCTGATGCTTTTCAGCATTCTGGAAGGAGAGCTGGAGGCCCGGGACCTGGTCATCGATGCCCTCAAG gccCAGCGTAAAGAGCTGTTCATCCAGGAGCGCTACAGCAGGTACAACCTCAGCGACCCCTTCCAGGCCTTGCAGAGGGACAGCGAGGCCGTCGGGGACCAGAACAAGGACCCGGGctgttcctcctccacctccaaccCGCTGGTGGTCCTCAAACTGGTGGTGAGCCACTGCAGGAGGATGCAGGAGAAGATGTTGGCCCAGCTGGCTGCAGCGGAAAGCAGGCACAGACGG GTCATTgcagacctggaggaggagaagaggaggcacGCTGAGGACACAGCGGAGGGAGATGATGTCACTTACatcctggagaaggagagggagcgcTTACAACAACAG CTGGAGTTTGAGCGCAGCCAAGTCCGGCGGCTGGAAAAAGAACAGCGGCGGATTACTGACCAGCTCGAAGAAGAGCGGAGTCAGCACAAACAGCTCTCCTGCGCTTTGGCCAAAGAGTGCAAGTGG GAGAAGGATGCTCGTCAGGCCCTGAGGGACGAgctggaggacgagaggaggagagccctgagaatggaggcgagggtggaggagcagctggcggAGTTCGACACGGAGCGAGAGCAGCTCCGCTCCCGGTTGAGGAAGGAGGACGCTCACTGCTGCATGCTGCAACGACAG TTGGAAGAGCTGAAGAGGACGCTGGAGGAGGTGACCTCGATGAGAGAAGTTAGAGGGGCGGAGGCGGAAGGACACGAGTGGGCCACCAAGGTCCCTCTCGGAAAGACAGCGGGAGACGCTTTGACGGCGGACGCCGTCGAGGAAGACGGAAACGAGCGACCCGCTCAGCCGCAAGATCACCGCCGGCTGATGGAGAGCGGCGGGCGCCGCGGCCCGAGCGACGCCCTCTCCGAGGACGTCTGCGTCCACAACGGGAATGAAAATCCTCAAATTCCTCAGACCCCGGCGCCgttgtcctcctgctcctcgcccgTCCTCGCCAAACCCCCGCCGGGCGGCCCCGGCCCCGGTGGCTACCAGTCTCCCTACCAGGCCGGCATCAACCAGCGTTTCCACGCCGCCCGTCACAAGTTCCAGGGCACCGTCGACCCAGAGCttccggccccgcccccccagccCGCGGACGTCTCCCCGGTGACCAGCAGCTGCTCCCTTGAAACCAGCCCGGTCAAGCAGATGGCCCGCAGCACGGTCACTCAGGCCCTGTCCCGCTTCACCACGGCGCAgcagagcgccgccgccgccgccgccgccgccgccacgcccaAGCTCGCCGCGCCCAACAATTCGCCCTTCGGCACGGACTACCGCAGCATGGCGGCGCCCTTGTCTCCGGTCATCGGGCGGGCGGCCGGACGTGACCTTATCCCACTTCCTCAGGGGGTCAGGTCACCCACCATCTCCAGGGCAGACAggggcaaccccccccccatccccccaaaGAAGCCCGGGCTGGCACAGGCCCCTCCCTCCCCGGCCACGCCGCCCAGGTCGGCCGGCCACTACCCCGACGGGCCGCTCTCCGGCAGCTGCGGCCTCACCTCCAGCCAAGAGGCGGTCAAAGAACTGGACATGGTGGTTTCTTCCAACTGA
- the LOC130208907 gene encoding CTTNBP2 N-terminal-like protein isoform X1, translating into MLEFLKTSEGLMKSKLNMESLTKPELLMLFSILEGELEARDLVIDALKAQRKELFIQERYSRYNLSDPFQALQRDSEAVGDQNKDPGCSSSTSNPLVVLKLVVSHCRRMQEKMLAQLAAAESRHRRVIADLEEEKRRHAEDTAEGDDVTYILEKERERLQQQLEFERSQVRRLEKEQRRITDQLEEERSQHKQLSCALAKECKWASTRALEEGHRLTELSRKLDTEKDARQALRDELEDERRRALRMEARVEEQLAEFDTEREQLRSRLRKEDAHCCMLQRQLEELKRTLEEVTSMREVRGAEAEGHEWATKVPLGKTAGDALTADAVEEDGNERPAQPQDHRRLMESGGRRGPSDALSEDVCVHNGNENPQIPQTPAPLSSCSSPVLAKPPPGGPGPGGYQSPYQAGINQRFHAARHKFQGTVDPELPAPPPQPADVSPVTSSCSLETSPVKQMARSTVTQALSRFTTAQQSAAAAAAAAATPKLAAPNNSPFGTDYRSMAAPLSPVIGRAAGRDLIPLPQGVRSPTISRADRGNPPPIPPKKPGLAQAPPSPATPPRSAGHYPDGPLSGSCGLTSSQEAVKELDMVVSSN; encoded by the exons ATGCTGGAGTTTCTAAAGACCTCAGAAGGCCTTATGAAG TCCAAGCTGAACATGGAGAGTTTGACCAAGCCGGAGTTGCTGATGCTTTTCAGCATTCTGGAAGGAGAGCTGGAGGCCCGGGACCTGGTCATCGATGCCCTCAAG gccCAGCGTAAAGAGCTGTTCATCCAGGAGCGCTACAGCAGGTACAACCTCAGCGACCCCTTCCAGGCCTTGCAGAGGGACAGCGAGGCCGTCGGGGACCAGAACAAGGACCCGGGctgttcctcctccacctccaaccCGCTGGTGGTCCTCAAACTGGTGGTGAGCCACTGCAGGAGGATGCAGGAGAAGATGTTGGCCCAGCTGGCTGCAGCGGAAAGCAGGCACAGACGG GTCATTgcagacctggaggaggagaagaggaggcacGCTGAGGACACAGCGGAGGGAGATGATGTCACTTACatcctggagaaggagagggagcgcTTACAACAACAG CTGGAGTTTGAGCGCAGCCAAGTCCGGCGGCTGGAAAAAGAACAGCGGCGGATTACTGACCAGCTCGAAGAAGAGCGGAGTCAGCACAAACAGCTCTCCTGCGCTTTGGCCAAAGAGTGCAAGTGGGCGAGCACCAGGGCTCTGGAGGAGGGTCACCGGCTGACGGAGCTGAGCCGGAAACTCGACACG GAGAAGGATGCTCGTCAGGCCCTGAGGGACGAgctggaggacgagaggaggagagccctgagaatggaggcgagggtggaggagcagctggcggAGTTCGACACGGAGCGAGAGCAGCTCCGCTCCCGGTTGAGGAAGGAGGACGCTCACTGCTGCATGCTGCAACGACAG TTGGAAGAGCTGAAGAGGACGCTGGAGGAGGTGACCTCGATGAGAGAAGTTAGAGGGGCGGAGGCGGAAGGACACGAGTGGGCCACCAAGGTCCCTCTCGGAAAGACAGCGGGAGACGCTTTGACGGCGGACGCCGTCGAGGAAGACGGAAACGAGCGACCCGCTCAGCCGCAAGATCACCGCCGGCTGATGGAGAGCGGCGGGCGCCGCGGCCCGAGCGACGCCCTCTCCGAGGACGTCTGCGTCCACAACGGGAATGAAAATCCTCAAATTCCTCAGACCCCGGCGCCgttgtcctcctgctcctcgcccgTCCTCGCCAAACCCCCGCCGGGCGGCCCCGGCCCCGGTGGCTACCAGTCTCCCTACCAGGCCGGCATCAACCAGCGTTTCCACGCCGCCCGTCACAAGTTCCAGGGCACCGTCGACCCAGAGCttccggccccgcccccccagccCGCGGACGTCTCCCCGGTGACCAGCAGCTGCTCCCTTGAAACCAGCCCGGTCAAGCAGATGGCCCGCAGCACGGTCACTCAGGCCCTGTCCCGCTTCACCACGGCGCAgcagagcgccgccgccgccgccgccgccgccgccacgcccaAGCTCGCCGCGCCCAACAATTCGCCCTTCGGCACGGACTACCGCAGCATGGCGGCGCCCTTGTCTCCGGTCATCGGGCGGGCGGCCGGACGTGACCTTATCCCACTTCCTCAGGGGGTCAGGTCACCCACCATCTCCAGGGCAGACAggggcaaccccccccccatccccccaaaGAAGCCCGGGCTGGCACAGGCCCCTCCCTCCCCGGCCACGCCGCCCAGGTCGGCCGGCCACTACCCCGACGGGCCGCTCTCCGGCAGCTGCGGCCTCACCTCCAGCCAAGAGGCGGTCAAAGAACTGGACATGGTGGTTTCTTCCAACTGA